From Parasphaerochaeta coccoides DSM 17374, a single genomic window includes:
- a CDS encoding methylated-DNA--[protein]-cysteine S-methyltransferase, with protein MKNIDAQTTVLYDTPLGVIAISERNGAICGLAFEKGRKADSLPERETPLLREAIRQVRQYLSGTLTIFDLPLEENGTLFQKKVWEALRTIPYGQTRSYKDIAIHVGSPLAFRAVGMANNRNPIAIITPCHRVIGAQGDMVGYGGGLDIKVWLLELEKKSVASH; from the coding sequence ATGAAGAACATCGATGCACAGACGACAGTCCTATACGATACTCCACTGGGCGTCATAGCCATCAGCGAGCGGAACGGCGCGATATGCGGCTTGGCATTTGAAAAAGGAAGGAAAGCGGACAGTTTGCCAGAGAGGGAGACGCCTCTCCTGCGGGAAGCAATCCGTCAGGTACGGCAGTATCTTTCCGGCACGTTGACCATATTTGACCTTCCGCTGGAAGAAAACGGAACGCTTTTCCAGAAAAAAGTCTGGGAAGCCCTCAGAACTATTCCGTATGGGCAGACCAGAAGCTACAAGGACATTGCCATCCACGTCGGCTCGCCTTTGGCTTTCCGTGCGGTGGGCATGGCGAACAACCGCAACCCCATTGCCATCATCACGCCCTGCCACCGGGTCATTGGCGCACAAGGTGACATGGTGGGGTACGGTGGTGGACTGGACATCAAGGTTTGGCTGCTTGAACTGGAAAAGAAGTCCGTGGCTTCTCACTGA
- a CDS encoding tagaturonate reductase has product MKNITDVETTIIRPERILQFGEGNFLRAFVDWMVDILNEKTSFIGNIVVAQPLSGGMGEMINAQKDLYTTILRGVQNGKTVEEYRRITSISRVVNPYEQHEEYMRIAENADLRFVVSNTTEAGIAYHEGETLDDKPQASFPGKVTAFLYHRFQHFGGDAAKGLVFIPCELIDKNGDALREIVLRHAHEWHLCDSFIRWVEDCNDFCNSLVDRIVPGYPREEAEAIWDKLGYRDNLLDTAEIFHLWVIECHKKTYADELPFDKAGLNVVWTDDMSFYRTRKVRILNGAHTMSVLAAWQAGLDTVEECTKDPLVSAFMKKGVFTEIIPSMDGDKDELEKYAADVLERFANPYIRHMLLSISLNSISKFKTRNLPSLLGYFKKKGSQPCLLVFSLAALISFYRGTEREGTTLKGERNGMTYPINDSPEVLDRFAGLYAEGGNPQTMAVRLASGVLSESAWWGQDLTTVEGLEVLTAGYLEKIWTHGVRKTMEELIQATSA; this is encoded by the coding sequence ATGAAAAACATCACTGACGTTGAGACCACAATCATCCGGCCTGAGAGGATACTCCAGTTCGGAGAAGGGAATTTCCTGCGGGCTTTTGTTGATTGGATGGTCGATATCCTCAACGAGAAGACCAGTTTCATAGGCAATATCGTAGTGGCGCAGCCTCTGTCCGGTGGCATGGGTGAGATGATTAACGCCCAGAAAGACTTGTACACCACCATCCTTCGTGGAGTCCAAAACGGAAAGACCGTTGAGGAATACCGGAGGATTACCAGCATCTCCCGTGTCGTCAATCCTTATGAACAGCATGAGGAATACATGAGGATTGCTGAGAACGCCGACCTGCGTTTCGTCGTTTCCAATACGACGGAAGCGGGCATCGCATACCATGAAGGGGAAACGCTTGACGACAAGCCGCAGGCTTCGTTCCCTGGGAAAGTGACAGCGTTCCTCTACCATAGGTTCCAGCATTTCGGCGGAGATGCCGCTAAGGGGTTGGTGTTCATTCCCTGCGAGTTGATAGACAAGAACGGAGATGCCCTGCGTGAAATTGTGCTGCGCCATGCGCACGAATGGCATCTTTGCGACAGCTTCATCCGCTGGGTCGAAGACTGCAATGATTTCTGCAACAGCCTGGTGGACAGGATAGTCCCCGGCTACCCCCGTGAGGAAGCCGAGGCAATCTGGGACAAGCTGGGCTACCGGGACAACCTGCTCGACACCGCCGAGATATTCCATCTCTGGGTCATTGAATGCCATAAGAAAACGTATGCGGATGAACTTCCCTTTGACAAGGCCGGTCTGAACGTAGTCTGGACGGATGACATGTCCTTCTACCGCACCCGTAAGGTTCGCATCCTCAACGGGGCGCATACCATGAGCGTTCTGGCCGCATGGCAGGCAGGACTTGATACGGTGGAGGAATGTACCAAGGATCCCCTGGTCAGCGCCTTCATGAAGAAGGGGGTATTCACAGAAATCATACCATCGATGGATGGAGACAAGGACGAGCTGGAGAAATATGCCGCTGATGTCCTTGAACGTTTCGCCAATCCCTACATCCGTCATATGCTGCTCTCGATAAGCCTCAATTCCATCAGCAAGTTCAAGACGCGCAACTTACCTTCCTTGCTGGGCTATTTCAAGAAAAAAGGCTCTCAGCCCTGCCTTTTGGTGTTCTCCCTGGCAGCCCTCATTTCTTTCTACCGGGGTACGGAACGGGAAGGAACGACTCTGAAAGGAGAACGCAACGGCATGACCTATCCCATCAACGACAGTCCGGAAGTGCTTGATCGTTTCGCGGGACTGTACGCGGAAGGCGGGAATCCCCAGACCATGGCAGTCCGGCTTGCCTCCGGAGTGCTTTCCGAAAGCGCGTGGTGGGGACAAGATTTGACCACAGTAGAGGGTCTGGAAGTGTTGACCGCTGGATACCTTGAGAAAATCTGGACCCATGGTGTCAGGAAAACCATGGAAGAATTGATTCAAGCGACAAGCGCATGA
- a CDS encoding UxaA family hydrolase translates to MYANKLVKISPTDVVAVAVIPLAKDTTCTVDGQDITLLSDIPAGHKVALVDIPKGGKVIKYGYPIGGAKEDIPAGSHIHTHNVRTLLSESAQYTYDESSAEAYISAQQAVKEKWEKKFSTIKAYRRADGRIGVRNELWIIPTVGCVNRISEKLVEWARQAFKDIPAVENIQVWGHPYGCSQLGTDHENTRVILADLARHPNAGGVLVFGLGCENNTMKEFKELLGPMDPERTRYLVAQDVPDELEAGKQLLCEIAKAMKDDKRVDVPVSELVLGMKCGGSDGFSGITANPLVGRMSDILTSLGGTVILTEVPEMFGAEQVLMDRCVNRDTFIKTTKLIDDFKDYFVRHGQVVYENPSPGNKDGGITTLEDKSLGCVQKGGLAPVRNILGYGERVSAKGEDKELTKGLTLLSGPGNDIVSTTALTAAGAHMILFTTGRGTPLGAPVPTVKIATNDRISEMKKGWIDFNAGRILHEDVEKVTEDFVRLIADTASGRKTKNEDNGYAEISLFKDGVIL, encoded by the coding sequence ATGTACGCGAATAAATTAGTGAAAATCAGTCCGACCGATGTCGTCGCCGTAGCCGTCATCCCCTTGGCAAAAGACACGACATGCACGGTGGACGGACAGGACATTACCCTGTTGTCGGATATTCCGGCAGGTCACAAGGTCGCTCTTGTGGATATCCCCAAGGGCGGCAAGGTGATTAAATACGGCTATCCGATTGGCGGAGCAAAGGAAGACATTCCCGCTGGCAGCCACATCCATACGCACAATGTGCGGACGCTGCTCTCGGAGAGCGCACAATACACCTATGATGAATCCTCCGCGGAAGCCTATATCTCCGCTCAACAGGCAGTGAAGGAAAAATGGGAGAAGAAATTCTCCACCATCAAGGCCTACCGCAGGGCGGACGGACGCATAGGCGTGCGCAATGAACTTTGGATTATTCCGACGGTCGGATGCGTCAATCGCATCAGTGAAAAGCTGGTGGAATGGGCGCGGCAGGCGTTCAAAGATATCCCTGCCGTGGAAAACATCCAGGTGTGGGGACACCCCTACGGATGCTCACAGCTGGGTACCGACCATGAGAACACGCGCGTCATTCTTGCTGACCTTGCCAGGCATCCCAATGCAGGAGGCGTACTGGTATTCGGCCTGGGATGTGAGAACAACACCATGAAGGAATTTAAGGAATTGCTTGGGCCTATGGATCCGGAACGCACCCGTTACCTCGTTGCCCAGGATGTTCCTGATGAATTGGAAGCGGGGAAACAGCTTCTCTGTGAAATTGCCAAAGCAATGAAGGATGACAAACGTGTTGATGTCCCTGTCAGCGAACTCGTCCTGGGGATGAAGTGCGGGGGATCGGACGGATTCAGCGGCATAACCGCGAACCCCCTGGTGGGACGGATGAGCGACATCCTCACATCCCTCGGCGGTACGGTCATCCTCACGGAAGTCCCTGAGATGTTCGGAGCGGAACAAGTCCTGATGGACAGATGCGTCAATCGGGATACCTTCATAAAGACTACAAAGCTGATAGATGATTTCAAGGATTACTTCGTCCGCCACGGACAGGTCGTCTATGAGAATCCCTCTCCGGGAAACAAGGATGGCGGCATCACCACGCTGGAGGATAAAAGTCTCGGTTGTGTGCAGAAAGGCGGCCTTGCGCCGGTACGCAATATCCTGGGATACGGAGAGCGTGTGTCCGCCAAGGGAGAGGACAAAGAGCTGACCAAGGGGTTAACTCTGCTCAGTGGCCCTGGCAATGACATTGTATCCACCACGGCTCTTACCGCGGCAGGAGCGCATATGATACTCTTTACGACAGGTCGCGGTACTCCGTTGGGCGCACCGGTTCCCACGGTGAAGATTGCAACCAATGACCGAATCAGCGAAATGAAAAAAGGATGGATTGATTTCAACGCCGGACGGATACTCCATGAGGATGTGGAAAAAGTCACGGAGGATTTTGTCAGACTGATTGCCGATACGGCATCCGGCCGCAAGACGAAGAATGAAGACAACGGGTATGCCGAGATATCACTCTTTAAAGATGGAGTAATCTTATGA
- a CDS encoding IclR family transcriptional regulator, producing the protein MAYSESSTGDDARQMSAVSRTITVLETLARHSSVNLENLAKETQLPKATLLRFLSTLTSLGYVHKDSTDRYSLTLRMFSVGSHVLSHIDLLDVARPFASELCERFGETVHMGILTEDEAVYILKKESSYTVRMYSRVGKTIPLYCTAIGKILLAGMDATHVSDYLARTALKPFTPKTLRTPGQIFQELDLISARGWAMDDEEHEEGVVCIGAGIHDYTGRTVAAMSVSWPLFRFVEINTADAAAIITDTCGRISRILGRES; encoded by the coding sequence ATGGCATATTCAGAATCCAGCACTGGCGATGATGCCAGACAGATGAGCGCAGTCTCCCGTACCATCACGGTACTGGAGACGCTTGCCCGCCACAGCAGCGTGAACCTGGAGAATCTGGCAAAGGAAACGCAGTTGCCCAAGGCGACTCTCCTGCGCTTTCTCTCCACTTTGACATCACTGGGTTACGTCCATAAAGATTCAACCGACCGCTACTCCCTGACTCTCAGGATGTTCTCTGTAGGCTCCCATGTCCTTTCTCATATCGACCTTCTCGATGTTGCCCGGCCATTTGCTTCCGAACTCTGTGAAAGATTCGGCGAGACAGTCCATATGGGCATTCTCACCGAGGATGAGGCTGTCTATATCTTGAAAAAGGAATCTTCTTATACGGTTCGGATGTATTCGCGGGTCGGCAAGACAATTCCCCTGTACTGCACCGCCATCGGCAAGATCCTGCTAGCCGGCATGGATGCCACGCACGTCTCTGACTATCTGGCCCGGACTGCCCTCAAGCCATTCACGCCCAAGACCTTGCGTACACCGGGGCAGATTTTCCAGGAACTGGATCTCATCTCTGCCAGGGGTTGGGCGATGGATGACGAGGAACATGAGGAAGGCGTCGTTTGCATTGGCGCGGGAATCCATGACTACACAGGCAGGACTGTAGCCGCCATGAGTGTCTCATGGCCGCTTTTCCGGTTCGTGGAAATCAACACGGCAGATGCCGCGGCTATCATCACTGACACCTGTGGCCGCATCTCTCGTATCTTGGGCAGAGAATCGTAG
- the uxaC gene encoding glucuronate isomerase has product MKKFMDKDFLLTNKTAARLYHEYAASEPIFDYHCHLIPREIADNRRFDGITEAWLGSNGYGDHYKWRMMRANGVSEAIVTGPDADPYEKFLAWAGTMERLIGNPLYHWTHLELQRYFDIDEPLTTSSAPAIYKAANEKLASDPFFCVSGIMKKFNVYAVGTTDDPIDDLADHKRILDMKDSPAKVLPSFRPDKALNIEQEGFCAYIQKLGNSTGIDIQTAGDVIKALIKRLDFFVSLGCKASDHALTYPPFVMKSDAEVNAIFQRSLEGERLSQEEVDAYKTRVLLALGRAYHDRNIAMQLHLSAIRNVNSRQFAKLGPDTGYDAVHDPAVSFAANLSRFLDELEKTRQTPKTILYSLNQNDYEVLMTVGGGFQGNVPGKIQLGSAWWFCDHKDGMEYQMKSLANIGLLSRFVGMLTDSRSFLSYPRHEYFRRILCNIIGTWVEDGEVNGDFNLLGGIVRDISFGNAQTYFEG; this is encoded by the coding sequence ATGAAAAAGTTCATGGACAAGGATTTCCTTCTCACAAATAAGACCGCCGCGCGTCTTTACCACGAATACGCGGCCTCCGAGCCAATCTTTGACTATCATTGTCATCTGATTCCACGGGAGATTGCCGATAATCGCCGTTTTGACGGCATCACCGAAGCATGGCTGGGAAGCAATGGATACGGCGACCACTACAAATGGCGCATGATGAGAGCCAACGGAGTGAGTGAAGCCATAGTGACAGGTCCTGACGCCGACCCCTATGAGAAATTCCTTGCCTGGGCGGGAACCATGGAACGTCTGATTGGAAACCCCCTGTACCACTGGACTCATTTGGAATTGCAACGATATTTTGACATCGATGAGCCTCTGACGACTTCTTCCGCGCCAGCCATCTACAAAGCGGCCAATGAGAAGCTCGCCTCCGATCCATTCTTCTGTGTCAGCGGCATCATGAAGAAGTTCAACGTTTACGCCGTCGGCACGACAGATGATCCTATTGATGATCTTGCCGATCACAAGAGGATACTGGACATGAAGGATTCCCCCGCCAAGGTTCTCCCCTCCTTCCGGCCGGACAAGGCACTGAACATTGAACAGGAAGGGTTCTGTGCGTACATCCAGAAACTTGGAAACAGTACCGGTATTGACATCCAGACTGCGGGCGATGTCATCAAGGCACTGATAAAGCGGCTGGATTTCTTTGTCTCACTGGGTTGCAAGGCCAGCGACCATGCGCTCACTTATCCTCCTTTCGTCATGAAAAGCGATGCCGAGGTCAATGCCATCTTCCAGCGGAGCTTGGAAGGCGAGCGCCTTTCCCAGGAGGAGGTCGATGCTTACAAGACTCGCGTCCTGCTGGCGCTGGGCAGGGCGTATCACGACAGGAACATAGCCATGCAACTTCACCTGTCGGCCATCCGCAACGTCAATTCCCGGCAGTTTGCCAAACTTGGCCCGGACACGGGGTATGACGCGGTACATGACCCGGCAGTCTCCTTTGCCGCCAATCTTTCCCGTTTCCTTGACGAACTGGAAAAGACACGCCAGACGCCCAAGACAATCCTTTATTCCCTGAACCAGAATGACTATGAAGTCCTGATGACAGTAGGAGGCGGTTTCCAGGGCAATGTTCCGGGCAAGATACAGCTGGGTTCCGCGTGGTGGTTCTGTGATCACAAGGATGGCATGGAGTATCAGATGAAAAGTTTGGCGAACATCGGTTTGCTGTCCCGTTTCGTGGGCATGCTGACGGACAGCCGGTCTTTCCTCTCCTATCCGCGTCATGAGTATTTCCGCCGCATCCTGTGCAATATCATAGGTACGTGGGTGGAGGATGGTGAAGTCAACGGAGACTTCAATCTCCTTGGCGGCATTGTCAGGGATATTTCTTTCGGCAATGCCCAGACATACTTTGAGGGATGA